In one window of Zhongshania aliphaticivorans DNA:
- the pnuC gene encoding nicotinamide riboside transporter PnuC: protein MTRDKIVAAIGDAVAAMSWWEVAAVVLALGYLILAMRENSLCWYTAFISTSIYIFLFWDVSLLMESALQIFYLVMAVYGWWQWRSGGNEQTLRIHRWSFLRHIVVIAAVGILTLGFGYILQTSTHAALPYLDSFTTWGAVVTTYMVTRKVLENWIYWIVIDGVSVYLYIDRELYLTALLFVLYVVLVVIGFFQWRLIYNRENAVTSTP, encoded by the coding sequence ATGACTAGAGATAAAATTGTCGCTGCGATAGGTGATGCCGTTGCGGCTATGTCCTGGTGGGAAGTGGCTGCGGTTGTTCTCGCCCTAGGGTATCTAATACTGGCTATGCGGGAAAATAGTCTGTGTTGGTATACCGCGTTTATCAGTACATCAATTTATATATTTCTGTTTTGGGATGTGAGTTTATTGATGGAATCTGCCTTGCAAATTTTTTATTTAGTCATGGCGGTATATGGTTGGTGGCAGTGGCGAAGTGGGGGTAATGAACAAACCCTGCGCATACATCGCTGGTCATTTTTAAGGCATATTGTTGTTATTGCTGCGGTAGGCATCTTAACCCTAGGTTTTGGTTATATATTACAAACATCTACCCATGCCGCCTTACCGTATCTTGATTCGTTTACCACCTGGGGTGCTGTCGTCACCACCTATATGGTGACGCGTAAAGTTTTGGAAAATTGGATTTATTGGATTGTGATTGATGGCGTCTCGGTTTATTTATATATAGATAGAGAGCTGTATCTCACCGCATTATTGTTTGTGCTGTATGTAGTGTTGGTAGTGATAGGATTCTTTCAGTGGCGGCTTATTTACAATCGTGAAAACGCGGTTACTTCTACACCATGA
- a CDS encoding TonB-dependent receptor has product MKPFFTPKAIVCSISLACLFAASASHAANAKGLAPEEVVVTSQFRDHRLLDLAATVSVFDAATIEMRGANNIEQLLNLAPNVNFSSGASRGRYFQIRGIGERSQFIDPVSPSVGLIIDGIDFSGLGLAASTLDIGQVEVLRGPQGTAYGANALAGLISMTSNAPTEESMVKVSAEVAEYNSQTLGVVSSGPLSERLGYRVALQKQQSDGYIENTFLGRDDVNNIDESVVRAKLSFAASDTLEMDFNLLYLDADNGYDAFSLFQNRQTQSDQPGTDAQETVAASIITHWSGNALFSLESVLSFANSESEYSYDEDWSYVGFDPIEYSSVDSYLRDKDNISVDVRFISSDESALFNASTSWVAGVYLRQESEDLERNASFNSEFETENYALYGQLRSHLNDKFDLVSGLRFEKRNADYSDSLLVRSDKDEDLWGGNLTLEFRFTDNALLYGTLSRGYKAGGVNGRIISAAATNTDISSNMYEFDTESMINYELGLKGNWLDNRLQTQLAVFYQDRSDVQAKQSIFDPNNFSFDDFLANAAGGKTAGIEVEFNYLASESLRFFATAGLLKAEFDDFVSQSHVDAKDDNNGVALAPVNLDGREVAHAPKYQFFVGSELSLMANLVLRVELEGKDEFYFSNSHNEKSSAYELVNARLTYYASNWDVSLWGRNLTDKDYQTRGFYFSNAFGNNPANGYAPETYYQFGEPRVMGVSANYTF; this is encoded by the coding sequence ATGAAACCTTTTTTTACCCCCAAAGCCATCGTTTGTTCTATCAGTCTAGCTTGCCTCTTTGCTGCGAGTGCCAGTCATGCCGCCAATGCCAAAGGGCTTGCCCCTGAAGAAGTGGTGGTTACGAGCCAGTTTAGAGACCATCGTTTACTGGATCTTGCGGCCACGGTCAGTGTATTTGACGCCGCCACGATAGAGATGCGCGGCGCAAATAATATCGAGCAGCTTTTGAACCTTGCACCAAACGTCAATTTCTCTTCTGGTGCATCACGAGGTCGCTATTTTCAAATTCGCGGTATTGGCGAGCGCAGTCAGTTTATCGATCCAGTGAGCCCCTCGGTGGGCTTGATTATTGATGGTATCGATTTTAGCGGCTTGGGCTTGGCAGCAAGTACTCTAGATATCGGACAGGTAGAAGTTTTACGTGGCCCGCAGGGCACAGCATACGGGGCGAATGCCTTGGCAGGCTTAATTAGCATGACAAGCAATGCGCCGACTGAAGAATCCATGGTAAAAGTATCGGCCGAGGTGGCAGAGTATAATAGTCAGACCTTGGGTGTCGTCAGTAGTGGGCCCTTAAGTGAACGTCTGGGCTACCGGGTGGCTTTACAAAAGCAGCAGTCTGATGGCTATATTGAAAACACTTTTTTAGGTCGTGATGATGTCAACAATATAGATGAGTCGGTAGTGCGGGCCAAGCTGAGTTTTGCGGCCAGTGACACTCTAGAGATGGATTTTAATCTGCTGTACCTCGATGCAGATAACGGCTATGACGCTTTTTCTTTATTCCAAAACCGTCAAACCCAATCAGATCAGCCGGGTACTGACGCCCAAGAAACGGTGGCAGCGTCAATTATTACCCATTGGTCGGGTAATGCCTTATTTAGTCTTGAATCGGTATTAAGCTTTGCTAACTCCGAGTCTGAATATAGCTACGATGAGGACTGGAGTTACGTCGGTTTTGATCCCATTGAGTACAGCTCAGTAGATAGTTACTTGCGTGATAAAGATAATATCAGTGTCGATGTGCGTTTTATCTCCAGTGACGAATCTGCGCTTTTTAATGCCAGTACTAGCTGGGTTGCCGGTGTTTATTTACGTCAAGAAAGCGAAGATTTAGAGCGCAATGCCAGCTTTAATAGTGAGTTTGAAACCGAGAATTACGCCCTTTATGGTCAGCTAAGAAGCCATCTTAATGATAAATTTGATTTGGTATCTGGCCTGCGCTTTGAAAAGCGAAACGCCGATTACAGTGATTCTTTACTGGTCCGCTCTGATAAAGACGAAGACTTGTGGGGTGGTAACCTCACTTTGGAATTTCGCTTCACAGACAATGCATTGCTATACGGCACACTTTCTCGTGGCTATAAAGCCGGTGGGGTGAATGGCCGCATTATCTCAGCAGCGGCGACTAACACTGACATTAGCTCGAATATGTATGAGTTTGATACCGAGAGCATGATCAATTACGAGCTGGGTCTAAAAGGGAATTGGCTAGATAATCGCTTGCAAACACAATTGGCGGTGTTTTATCAGGACCGTAGTGATGTTCAGGCCAAGCAATCAATATTCGACCCTAATAACTTCTCCTTTGATGATTTCCTCGCTAACGCCGCTGGTGGAAAAACCGCAGGGATAGAAGTAGAGTTTAATTATTTGGCCAGTGAGTCGCTGCGTTTTTTTGCCACAGCCGGCTTGTTGAAGGCCGAGTTTGATGATTTTGTAAGCCAGTCCCACGTCGACGCCAAAGACGACAATAATGGTGTGGCATTAGCGCCGGTTAATTTAGATGGTCGCGAAGTGGCTCATGCTCCGAAATACCAATTCTTTGTGGGCAGTGAGTTATCTTTGATGGCGAATCTGGTATTGCGGGTAGAGCTTGAAGGCAAGGATGAGTTTTATTTTTCAAATAGCCACAACGAGAAATCCAGTGCATATGAGCTAGTTAATGCACGATTAACTTACTATGCCAGCAATTGGGATGTGTCGTTATGGGGGCGGAATTTGACGGATAAAGACTATCAAACACGTGGTTTTTACTTCAGTAATGCCTTTGGTAACAACCCAGCTAATGGCTACGCCCCAGAAACGTATTATCAGTTTGGCGAGCCCAGGGTAATGGGTGTCTCAGCTAATTATACTTTTTAA
- the leuA gene encoding 2-isopropylmalate synthase has translation MGTFNHRKYKPTPVITMPDRQWPNNTISQTPQWCSVDLRDGNQALVEPMNVQQKLRMWDLLVKLGFTQIEVGFPAASQPDFDFVRALIDGGRIPDNVTIQVLTQARQELIARSYEALKGAKNAIIHVYNSTSPVQRERVFGLDKQGIIDIAVQGAKWVKEYAAKQTETNWSFQYSPESFSSTEIEFSVEVSDAVIAEWIDVGNPIIINLPATVECASPNVFADQVEWFCRNTQYRDAITVCVHTHNDRGCGVAAGELAVMAGADRVEGTLLGNGERTGNMDIVTMAMNLYSQGVDPGLNLSDMDEIIAVVEYCTAIPLHPRHPYAGELVFTAFSGSHQDAIRKCLSKQQADEHWQVAYLPIDPADLGRSYEAVIRINSQSGKGGVSWVLENDYGLQLPRWLQIDSSRMVQARAEEISGEVTSAQIWDLFDTHYLQASKNISIQNFSISQNNVENGGQDMLSLSYTDQDGSASLQGHGDGAISALVDAWQQKFGDKIEILDYREHALGTGTDSQAIAYVHLSINSQRYIGVAKHRDVISASLQAVLNASVQAAESQTEAA, from the coding sequence ATGGGCACGTTCAACCATCGCAAATATAAGCCCACACCGGTCATCACGATGCCTGACCGCCAGTGGCCCAATAACACCATCAGCCAAACACCGCAGTGGTGCTCCGTCGATTTACGTGACGGCAATCAAGCCTTGGTTGAGCCCATGAACGTACAACAAAAACTGCGGATGTGGGATTTGCTGGTTAAACTCGGCTTCACCCAAATAGAAGTGGGTTTTCCCGCTGCATCGCAGCCTGACTTTGACTTTGTCCGCGCACTGATTGATGGCGGCCGCATTCCCGACAACGTCACTATTCAGGTGCTGACACAGGCTCGCCAAGAATTAATCGCCCGCAGTTATGAAGCGCTAAAAGGCGCAAAAAATGCCATTATTCACGTTTATAACTCCACCAGCCCAGTACAGCGGGAACGGGTATTTGGCTTAGACAAACAAGGCATTATCGATATTGCGGTGCAAGGCGCAAAATGGGTCAAGGAGTACGCTGCCAAGCAAACGGAAACTAACTGGTCATTCCAGTATTCGCCTGAAAGCTTTAGCAGCACCGAAATTGAATTTTCGGTTGAAGTCAGTGATGCCGTCATTGCGGAATGGATCGACGTAGGCAACCCCATCATTATCAACCTGCCAGCCACCGTTGAATGCGCTAGCCCCAATGTATTTGCCGACCAAGTCGAATGGTTTTGCCGCAATACCCAATACCGTGACGCCATTACCGTTTGCGTACACACCCACAATGACCGTGGCTGCGGTGTTGCCGCCGGTGAACTGGCGGTAATGGCCGGTGCAGATCGGGTTGAAGGCACCCTGCTTGGCAATGGTGAGCGCACCGGTAATATGGATATTGTTACCATGGCCATGAATCTTTACAGCCAAGGCGTAGACCCTGGGCTAAATCTTTCTGACATGGATGAAATCATTGCCGTGGTGGAATATTGCACTGCCATTCCGCTGCATCCGCGCCACCCTTATGCGGGTGAATTGGTGTTTACTGCCTTCTCTGGTAGCCACCAAGATGCCATTCGTAAATGCCTTAGCAAGCAGCAAGCAGACGAACACTGGCAGGTTGCTTATCTGCCCATTGATCCTGCCGATCTGGGCCGCAGCTACGAAGCCGTTATTCGTATTAACAGTCAATCCGGTAAGGGCGGTGTAAGCTGGGTATTAGAAAATGACTACGGCCTGCAGCTACCCCGCTGGTTACAGATAGACTCAAGCCGTATGGTGCAAGCGCGGGCAGAGGAAATTTCTGGTGAGGTAACGTCAGCGCAAATATGGGATTTATTTGACACCCATTATTTACAAGCGAGTAAAAACATTAGCATTCAGAACTTTTCAATCAGTCAAAACAACGTCGAAAATGGCGGCCAAGACATGTTGAGCCTGAGCTACACGGATCAAGATGGCAGCGCTTCATTGCAAGGTCACGGCGACGGCGCAATTAGCGCACTAGTTGATGCCTGGCAGCAAAAGTTTGGCGACAAGATTGAAATCTTGGACTACCGCGAACACGCTCTGGGTACGGGTACTGATTCGCAGGCAATCGCTTACGTGCACCTGTCCATCAATAGCCAGCGTTATATTGGCGTAGCAAAACACCGAGATGTTATCTCGGCATCACTACAAGCGGTGCTTAACGCCTCGGTGCAAGCCGCAGAAAGCCAAACTGAAGCGGCTTAA
- a CDS encoding DUF2802 domain-containing protein: MTKYEYLQFPMAFIEWFQGLSEASMLGLVLSLVGVGVLMFALKSRRSATIKAAATLETNSDALVLALEHKIEHQNSALAILGERVLALEEYLEMLGERQQRSDADKKDMRFYQQVSVMAGQGLAATELAQRCGISASEADLIKAMSKTAH, encoded by the coding sequence AAATATGAATATCTGCAATTTCCAATGGCGTTTATTGAATGGTTTCAAGGGCTGTCTGAAGCGTCAATGCTGGGCTTGGTGTTGAGCTTAGTGGGTGTAGGGGTGTTAATGTTTGCCCTTAAATCACGTCGCAGCGCAACGATAAAAGCCGCTGCGACGCTTGAAACTAACTCCGACGCCTTGGTTTTGGCTTTAGAACATAAAATTGAACATCAAAATTCAGCGCTGGCGATATTGGGTGAACGCGTTTTGGCCTTGGAAGAATACTTGGAAATGCTGGGCGAGCGTCAGCAACGCAGTGATGCCGATAAAAAAGACATGCGGTTTTATCAGCAAGTAAGTGTTATGGCCGGGCAGGGACTTGCTGCAACTGAGTTGGCCCAACGTTGCGGAATATCTGCCAGTGAAGCAGATTTGATTAAGGCCATGTCAAAAACCGCACATTGA
- a CDS encoding YkoF family thiamine/hydroxymethylpyrimidine-binding protein, whose product MKLSVEISMYPLKEEFIPAIQGFIDRLNSHPALQVFTNTMSTQVFGDYDVVMDILKMEMRASYEQFGRAIFVCKFIGDLSPVAEND is encoded by the coding sequence ATGAAACTCTCTGTTGAAATCAGTATGTACCCATTAAAGGAAGAATTTATTCCTGCGATTCAAGGTTTCATTGACCGTTTGAATAGCCATCCTGCCTTGCAGGTATTCACCAATACCATGAGCACACAGGTGTTTGGTGATTATGATGTGGTGATGGATATCCTAAAAATGGAAATGCGGGCTTCGTATGAACAATTTGGCCGTGCAATTTTTGTCTGCAAATTTATTGGCGATTTAAGCCCTGTGGCTGAAAATGACTAG
- a CDS encoding PepSY-associated TM helix domain-containing protein, with protein MQTQRSLSISGLLRWLHRYVGLAIALFIILAAFTGSLLAFMPELEKLTAPNLFSSSNAAPQLSFADYALAAEAIEPRIVAKSVSFAEQGRVIVGVIAKTNPSNGQLFTVPFSQMLLDPASGSLLGVRTPSEISEGWQNIMPFIYDLHYSLLLGTPGWWLMGIVALIWTIDCFTGLLITFPRRSKKTNKHRSWAAQWGKAWKIKTKSSAARLNFDIHRAASLWLWLILLVFAWSSVYMNLWASVYLHATRQVMEYHPPWHYLADRQRSDREPTLSWSSAQRHATESMATLAEQEGLDIIRPNALAYTAAYGAYRYRAQTSSDLSDQHVRTEVYIDAVSGETLFTYLPTGQFLGNTVSSWLHVLHRARIWGLWYQIAVSALGIALVVISVSGVLIWWKKRRHSRH; from the coding sequence ATGCAGACGCAACGCAGCTTGAGCATATCGGGTTTACTTCGCTGGCTGCACCGCTATGTTGGCCTTGCCATTGCGTTGTTTATTATCCTTGCCGCCTTTACCGGCAGTTTGCTCGCGTTTATGCCCGAGCTTGAAAAACTCACGGCGCCCAATTTGTTTAGCAGCAGCAATGCCGCCCCGCAATTGAGCTTTGCCGACTACGCGCTTGCCGCTGAAGCAATAGAGCCGCGTATTGTGGCGAAGTCGGTATCGTTTGCCGAACAAGGTCGGGTGATTGTCGGCGTTATTGCTAAGACCAACCCTAGTAACGGACAGTTATTTACCGTTCCTTTTAGTCAGATGCTGCTCGACCCCGCCTCGGGGTCGCTGCTCGGCGTACGCACGCCGAGCGAGATTTCAGAGGGCTGGCAAAATATAATGCCCTTCATATACGACCTCCATTACAGCTTACTACTAGGCACGCCCGGCTGGTGGTTAATGGGCATTGTCGCCCTAATCTGGACAATAGACTGCTTTACCGGCTTGCTGATTACCTTCCCGCGCCGCAGTAAAAAAACCAACAAACACCGAAGCTGGGCAGCACAGTGGGGAAAAGCTTGGAAAATTAAAACCAAGAGTTCCGCAGCGCGTCTTAACTTTGATATTCACCGCGCCGCTAGCTTGTGGCTTTGGCTGATTCTTTTGGTCTTTGCTTGGAGCTCGGTCTATATGAATTTGTGGGCCAGCGTATACCTGCACGCTACCCGACAAGTGATGGAATATCATCCGCCGTGGCATTATCTTGCCGATCGCCAGCGCAGTGATCGCGAGCCGACCCTATCGTGGTCTAGCGCACAGCGCCACGCGACGGAATCAATGGCGACATTAGCCGAACAGGAAGGTCTGGACATTATCCGCCCCAATGCGCTGGCATATACGGCGGCGTATGGCGCTTACCGCTATCGCGCCCAGACCAGTAGTGATTTAAGTGACCAGCACGTTCGCACCGAAGTGTATATTGATGCTGTTAGTGGAGAAACTCTATTTACGTATCTGCCAACGGGACAGTTCTTGGGCAATACCGTCAGCTCTTGGCTACATGTATTGCATCGCGCGCGTATTTGGGGACTGTGGTATCAAATTGCGGTGAGTGCACTGGGCATTGCCTTAGTGGTGATCAGTGTTAGCGGTGTGCTTATTTGGTGGAAGAAACGCCGTCATAGCCGTCATTAA
- a CDS encoding choline kinase family protein has protein sequence MMSRQSAIIPADWHLWSREKPSLIRPLLGGLTNKSYLISADGVDMVLRENSALSAALNLDRKVESQVMRSADSAELCAPLVHYDAQNQYMVSRYVQGGDWQADNAGLQSLAQLLQRIHSLPAVEGYLDINVKAEHYWSEINIGEEFYDDLKKLSSQVIPHIKQAEKLNTACCVCHNDLLLENLIVSDDGCLYAIDWEYAAMGDAFYELAVIVEGHSLDEGKQQLLLSKYLQRSLLSKDWQRLYHWRIIYCYLTVLWYAVQFSVDPMGAKTGSDNIVEQIQALQKLIKNGAV, from the coding sequence ATGATGTCACGCCAGTCTGCAATTATTCCCGCCGACTGGCATTTATGGAGTCGCGAAAAGCCTTCGCTTATTAGGCCTTTACTAGGGGGCTTAACCAACAAAAGTTATTTAATATCGGCTGATGGTGTCGATATGGTCTTGCGTGAAAATTCAGCATTAAGCGCGGCCTTGAATTTAGATCGAAAAGTGGAATCGCAGGTAATGCGGTCTGCTGACAGCGCCGAGCTATGTGCACCACTCGTGCATTATGATGCGCAAAACCAGTATATGGTAAGCCGATATGTGCAGGGGGGTGACTGGCAAGCCGACAATGCAGGTTTACAGTCTTTAGCGCAGTTATTACAGCGTATTCATTCCCTGCCAGCAGTTGAGGGATATTTAGATATTAATGTAAAAGCGGAGCACTATTGGTCAGAGATAAATATCGGTGAAGAATTTTATGATGATTTAAAAAAACTATCGTCACAGGTTATCCCTCATATAAAACAAGCGGAAAAATTAAATACCGCTTGCTGTGTTTGCCACAATGATTTGTTGTTAGAGAATTTAATCGTCAGTGATGATGGATGTCTTTACGCGATTGATTGGGAGTACGCGGCGATGGGGGATGCATTTTATGAACTTGCCGTCATTGTTGAGGGGCACAGTTTAGACGAGGGGAAACAGCAGTTATTGCTGTCTAAATACTTACAGCGATCTTTGCTAAGCAAAGATTGGCAGCGCTTATATCACTGGCGGATTATCTATTGTTATTTAACCGTGCTCTGGTATGCCGTGCAGTTCTCTGTTGACCCAATGGGGGCAAAGACAGGCAGCGACAATATTGTTGAGCAAATACAGGCCCTGCAGAAATTAATAAAAAATGGCGCTGTATAA
- a CDS encoding TonB-dependent siderophore receptor gives MTISLKPILITPCLFFSLTVSATEQSQSDSKPRVEELTVFGQEQGNYTSASVSNLSNNGIALSDTPISIQTVPKAVLEDQDANSLQDALRNVSGVQPAFTMGGAYERLTIRGFTNNLASYKNGVIQPVLHFYRANTERVEVLKGPAALELGMSDPGGAINVVTHKPTETPYLSLSQSVGSLDEYSTTVNANTPLGSKDVLFHVDASWRHYGGFRDITDTEEYMIAPSLLFKLSDSTQLRINMELAQGEYIYDQGLHAWEDGIIDLPRERSYGQDDAFQDFDNQALELVIDHVFSEDWSLQAGASFSNSETYFRSIYATGNPSPGNTVVRRSAWFGPESVDSQSFWTQLNGRFNTASIQHNITLGLQAFAYDFDGKASITFIEEIDILTYRSGDSSINVSEYNGYPQVDAITQQDDQTQGVFIQDQMYLSERLIALLGLRYDSASRELDTSYFSPVEHSQRDDDKTTGRAGLIYKFDNGFSPYISYATSFGPGFNYLPSALYDPEEAEQIEAGFKATLFNNKAQLNLSIFELTKTNIPTADPNIPNRTIAIGEAQSRGLELDVIGEFNDNLSVMGNLALTKTEITKDFSGNEGNELPNAPATQASLWLRYTLGSVALGGGPVFVSERFGTADNSYEDDAYTRWDLFAAYDFELGNVPATARLVLNNITDERYYTLRSRWSNMPSEPFNAVASVSLSF, from the coding sequence ATGACGATTTCCTTAAAGCCCATTCTTATTACACCGTGCCTATTTTTTAGTTTAACGGTGTCGGCCACAGAACAATCACAAAGCGATAGCAAGCCTCGCGTTGAAGAGCTGACAGTATTCGGGCAGGAGCAAGGCAATTACACTTCGGCCTCAGTTTCTAACTTAAGTAATAATGGTATCGCGCTATCCGATACCCCTATTTCTATTCAAACAGTTCCTAAAGCGGTACTTGAAGACCAAGATGCGAACTCGCTACAAGACGCCCTGCGCAATGTCAGCGGTGTGCAACCGGCGTTTACCATGGGCGGGGCCTATGAGCGCCTCACAATTCGGGGCTTTACTAACAATCTCGCTAGCTATAAAAATGGGGTAATCCAGCCTGTATTGCATTTTTACCGGGCAAATACCGAACGAGTTGAAGTGTTAAAGGGACCAGCGGCATTGGAGCTGGGCATGAGTGACCCCGGTGGCGCAATCAATGTGGTCACCCATAAGCCAACAGAAACACCTTATCTTAGTCTCAGCCAAAGTGTGGGCTCATTGGATGAATACAGCACCACCGTGAATGCGAACACGCCACTGGGCTCCAAGGACGTGTTGTTTCATGTTGATGCCTCGTGGCGACACTACGGCGGCTTTCGAGACATAACGGATACAGAAGAGTATATGATTGCGCCTTCGCTGCTGTTCAAACTATCTGATTCAACCCAGTTGCGTATCAATATGGAACTAGCGCAGGGCGAATACATTTACGACCAAGGCTTGCACGCCTGGGAAGATGGGATTATCGATCTACCCCGCGAGCGCAGCTACGGCCAAGACGATGCATTTCAAGATTTTGATAATCAAGCATTGGAATTGGTTATTGATCACGTTTTTAGCGAAGATTGGTCTTTGCAAGCCGGGGCCTCGTTTTCTAATTCAGAAACCTACTTCCGCTCTATTTACGCCACAGGAAACCCCTCACCGGGCAATACTGTTGTGCGCCGCTCAGCGTGGTTTGGTCCCGAATCAGTCGATAGCCAAAGTTTTTGGACTCAACTAAACGGCCGCTTTAATACCGCGTCGATACAGCACAATATCACGCTTGGTTTACAAGCCTTTGCCTACGATTTCGACGGCAAGGCATCTATTACGTTTATTGAAGAGATCGACATCCTTACTTACCGCTCAGGCGACTCAAGTATCAATGTGAGCGAGTACAACGGCTACCCCCAAGTCGATGCCATTACTCAGCAAGATGATCAGACTCAGGGTGTGTTCATTCAAGATCAAATGTACCTGAGTGAAAGATTAATCGCGCTGCTTGGCCTCCGTTATGACTCGGCAAGCCGAGAGTTAGACACCTCGTATTTTTCTCCCGTTGAGCACTCTCAACGAGATGACGATAAGACCACCGGCCGCGCTGGCCTTATTTATAAATTCGACAACGGCTTTTCGCCGTATATTAGTTACGCTACTTCCTTTGGCCCAGGTTTTAATTATTTACCCAGCGCGCTCTACGACCCCGAGGAGGCCGAACAAATTGAAGCGGGCTTTAAAGCCACGCTGTTTAACAATAAAGCACAGCTTAATCTGAGTATTTTTGAACTAACAAAAACCAATATACCCACTGCTGACCCCAATATTCCCAACCGCACTATTGCCATTGGCGAGGCGCAAAGCCGAGGCCTTGAACTCGATGTTATCGGTGAATTTAATGACAATCTATCTGTTATGGGCAATTTGGCTTTGACCAAAACAGAGATCACCAAGGACTTTAGTGGCAATGAAGGCAATGAGTTGCCTAATGCGCCTGCAACCCAAGCCAGCTTATGGCTGCGATACACCTTGGGCTCTGTGGCATTAGGCGGTGGCCCTGTGTTTGTATCTGAGCGATTCGGCACGGCAGATAATAGCTATGAAGATGATGCCTACACCCGCTGGGATCTATTTGCGGCCTATGACTTTGAGCTGGGCAATGTTCCTGCCACCGCTCGCCTGGTGCTAAACAACATTACCGACGAAAGGTATTACACCCTGCGTTCACGCTGGTCGAATATGCCTAGCGAGCCCTTTAATGCGGTAGCGTCTGTTAGCCTTAGTTTTTAA